Proteins from a genomic interval of Kitasatospora herbaricolor:
- a CDS encoding TerD family protein produces the protein MTQGGNAPLTAARVTVEVTAPKALDVSGLLLTDAGKVRSDADFVFFNAPNGPGVSHRPASGGAADAITIDTRAVPAGITKIVVTASPDEAGTTFAGIEPTATVRDADTGAVLVTFTPPRLDRETALVVVEVYQRGGAWKVRAVGQGYANGLAGIATDFGVSVEEEPAPAARAAQTPPPPAQAPATQAPPMPNTPPAAPPAPATAPSFTKVTLDKGRVNLVKGGSVSLEKNGKPFLSSVRMGLGWEPARGGRNVDLDASCIAFDAQRNKIETAWFMKLSIFNGAIAHSGDNLTGEGTGDDESITVHLDGLPPEAVGLVFVVNSFSGQKFTDVKNAYCRLLDAGSGQELVRFDLTSSEPHTGVVMCKLVRQFSGEWVMTAIGEYVDAKTARAMVKPASAML, from the coding sequence CTGACCCAAGGCGGCAACGCGCCGCTGACCGCCGCGCGGGTGACCGTCGAGGTGACCGCACCCAAGGCGCTGGACGTCTCGGGTCTGCTGCTGACCGACGCCGGGAAGGTCCGCTCGGACGCGGACTTCGTCTTCTTCAACGCCCCGAACGGCCCGGGTGTCTCGCACAGACCGGCGAGCGGCGGCGCGGCGGACGCGATCACCATCGACACCCGTGCCGTCCCGGCCGGCATCACCAAGATCGTGGTGACGGCCAGCCCCGACGAGGCGGGCACGACCTTCGCCGGCATCGAGCCGACCGCGACCGTGCGGGACGCCGACACCGGCGCCGTGCTGGTCACCTTCACCCCGCCGCGGCTCGACCGCGAGACCGCGCTGGTCGTGGTCGAGGTCTACCAGCGCGGCGGCGCCTGGAAGGTCCGCGCCGTCGGCCAGGGCTACGCCAACGGCCTGGCGGGCATCGCCACCGACTTCGGCGTCTCGGTCGAGGAGGAGCCGGCCCCGGCGGCCCGGGCCGCGCAGACCCCGCCGCCGCCCGCGCAGGCGCCGGCCACGCAGGCCCCGCCGATGCCGAACACGCCCCCAGCCGCGCCCCCGGCGCCGGCCACCGCGCCCTCCTTCACCAAGGTCACGCTGGACAAGGGCCGGGTGAACCTGGTCAAGGGCGGGTCGGTCTCGCTGGAGAAGAACGGCAAGCCGTTCCTGTCCTCGGTCCGGATGGGCCTGGGCTGGGAGCCCGCCCGGGGCGGGCGCAACGTCGACCTGGACGCCTCCTGCATCGCCTTCGACGCCCAGCGGAACAAGATCGAGACCGCCTGGTTCATGAAGCTGTCGATCTTCAACGGCGCGATCGCGCACTCCGGCGACAACCTCACCGGCGAGGGGACCGGCGACGACGAGTCGATCACCGTCCACCTGGACGGGCTGCCGCCCGAGGCGGTCGGCCTGGTCTTCGTGGTCAACTCCTTCTCCGGCCAGAAGTTCACCGACGTGAAGAACGCCTACTGCCGGCTGCTGGACGCCGGCAGCGGCCAGGAGCTGGTGCGGTTCGACCTGACCAGCTCGGAGCCGCACACGGGCGTGGTGATGTGCAAGCTGGTCCGCCAGTTCTCCGGCGAGTGGGTGATGACGGCGATCGGCGAGTACGTGGACGCCAAGACCGCCCGCGCCATGGTCAAGCCCGCCTCCGCGATGCTCTGA